The nucleotide sequence TTCATAAACTTCTGAACGGCTCCCCTCGAAGGGGGATCGGTGGAACGGTCGCAGGAGCAGGCCGCAACGATTGATAGCCTTCTCAATCGTCCGGGGTCAGGTCGATGTAACGCTGATGTAACGGCAGTTCAGTTACAAAAGTAACGCTCGTCGGCGCAGGGTCCGAAACGGGAACTCCCGCCACGGGGTTTTTGATAGCTCTATCAATAATCTGATCACCAGGCCCTGCTGGGATCGACCGACTTCTGCTCACCTTGGCTCCACCGGCATCGATGCCACCTTGCCCGTGCTAGTCTTGAATTTCACTTCTGAAACAACGGTGTTCATCACCATTGTTTCCCTCAGTTTGCACACAAACGAATGGTGGACACCGCACCGGGTAGCGATCTCGCGTGCAGACCACTGTGACCACTCGGGATCATCCGAAAATGTCACCAAAAGGTGACAAAAATCGCCTGTGGAAAATTTGCCACAAGCGATCCCACGCCAGGACAGCCTCAGCTTTGCGGAATGTCCCCTGTGACACCCCGGCAGTTGTGGCCAGTTCCTTGCGGGTGTTAACTGGACCATAAACCTTCGATGATTTCGTCGAAGGTTGCTTTAGCTTTGGATTGCCACTGTTGCTTGCATGACTAGCCTTAGCCTTAGCCTCAATAAAAGGCTTCAGCTTCAGTGCCACTTGAACACGAGCTGCATCCGTCAGGTTCCGCCGCGACAACTGCCGACGCAGCATGAACTCTTTAACCTCATCGCTACCTTGCCAGTCTTGGTTTCGTACTTCACTTCACTGGGCTCGGAAAAGGTGGTAACGGTTTCCACCCTTTCCTCTAATCACCACCGAACGCGATAAACGCGATTTCCGCCCCTGAGATTTGGGACGATGATTCTATCGTGGGAATCGATCGGAACGCGGGAGAAGCGAGCCTCGCGAACCGATTTCACTGAGAACGCTCGGCAAGTGCCTCCAGCAGCAGCTTTGCGGTCTCTCTCTGCCGATCCGATCCCGTCAATGCCGCCTCCATTGCCGCAGACCGCATATCGGCAAGTTGCTGCTCTGTCACTGGCCAGCGATTACGCAGTGCCTGAAGGAACAGCCGCAGGTCACTGCGCTTGACCTTGCAGGGGTTACGGTCACTCGTCACGATCTGAGCCTTCCACCAGATTGATCCTCGCAAGCATGACTGCCTTGTGCTGAGCCAGGTTCGCTTCAGTGACTGGTCCCAGCTCGGCTTGAAGTCGCTTCAGTTCGTCGGTCTGAGTGAGTGGGGTCTCACCAGCATGAACGATCGGCGTGTCGTCGGCTTCGTCCGCAGTCGGCTTCGTGGCGACATAGGTCAGAATGAGTTTCGCCGCATTGAGATTGCCAGACTTCGCAGACGCAACCAGCGATTGCACGATCTCTGTCATGTCATCCTCACTGACGGCGCTCAGCAGTGCAGACCGCAGCTTCGACACTTTCCCCGCGAACGGATTGCCGCGTGAGAATTTGTTGCCGATGCCAAACCGGCCATTGTGGGGATCTCGACCGAAAACACCGTTTGGTGACGGTCGACTCTCGGATTCATCCATGAATTTTTTGCTCCATGTAGTATTACCGCTGCAAAAAGTTTCTGACGGACCGAATGCGCGAGCAGGACCACCCGCTTGCCGTGTTTCAGTCCAGCAGGGACCCGCTACTCATCAGCAGGTATCAGTTCACGCTCAACAGACTTGAACGAGTATCCGCACGATCTGCACCTGTGCCACCTGATAGGCCGTCGGCTTGATGTGACGGGACAGTCAGCCCCCCGGCATCGCTTTCGCGGACATTGCACGATGTGATACGTGATCGGTCTCGGGTCGACTCGTGGGTCTCGTGGCATGGTCCCTCATCCAGGTCGTGAGGCATTGCAGCCCGCCGCCGTCGATACTCTGCATCCGTCCATTCAGCTCTGATCTCAGCACACGCTGCCCGGATCTCGGCAAGGGACGGAACCCACACTTCCGCACCGTTGGCGGATCGCATCACGTTGCCGGGAGATTCCACTGTCACCGATTCGGCTTGCTCGGCTCCCGCCGTGGTCTGATGGGTCGCTTCGCCGGTCTCACTGGTCCGATCGCCTGTTCTCGCGTCGTCGTTCGCGATCCGCACTTGCCGCACTCCCGCCATCTCATTGTCTTGTCGTTCGCGTCGTTGTGTCGGGTCGACAAAACGAACGTCATTCCGCTGCACTGCTTCCCGTTCTTGATCGCTCGGCACTGCATCCCCCGTATCTGTGACTTCGTCGGCATGGTGCTCTCGTTCCCTCGAAAAAACTCGTGATCCGCTCCAACAGACCGACGGAATTTGTCACCAAAAGGTGACAAAAAGCGGGGTCAGCCATTCACTCGAACTGGCCCCGCTCCCCGGCCTACACCGGCCAGATCAGTTGAGCGACGCAGTAGCCCCGGATGTTGCCAGGGAACCGGAAGCAGAGTCTCCGTCAGCGTGCTTCGGGTTGTGTACCTCGAAGGCTTTCAGCCGCTGGAACGCGACTTGAACAAACCAGTCATGCAGGTCGAAGAAAAACGCCGACACGGGTGTGCGACGATCGCCACACGACTGAACATGGGTTGTCATCAACGCGGCCCCGATGCAGCCATCGCACCACGGCCCCACGTCCAACAGTGCAAACCGTTCTGGGTCGGTCTCGTTCACGGCCCGATAGGCTTTCTCCTCTGCGATCACTCTGTTCGCCCACTGACTGAGACAGCCCGTTGAAGGGATCAGGCTGGGGATCACGACGAGAGCATCGTCGGTGAGCTTGCCAACATTGATTCGGCGGGGTTCTTTGGACAGGTACATTTTTTCGATTCCTTGAAAGTATGGGACTACCATTTTTTGAGGGGACATTCCGCCGTCTTCATCGCCAACTTGTTCATCAAGTGGTTTTTCAGTTCGCATCGGCACCCACAGAGCTTGCAGTGACTATCCTCGAACGATGGGCACGCCTGACAGACCGCCAACCGCTTCTTGATCAGTGCTTCACTGCTTCTGGCGAACCCGTGGAACGCATTCCACGCCCACGCTCGCCCGAAGTTCACTCCCTTGATCAGCAGACTGGGAGCTTTCGACATCGCCGCGTCCAGGTCCCGCTGGTCTGCAGGAATCGTCGCCCCCGTGGAACTGGTTTCTGAATTCGGGAACATCTGAGAAATCACGAATGCCGTGTACCGCGAATAATAGCTGTCAAATGTCTCTCCTTCTTGTTGGACGATCGTCTTCTTTGCTAACTGCCGTGTTTCTTCGCTGATTTCCATAATATCACCAAGTAAGTGTAATAGTGCGTGTGCCGCACGTTAGTGTGACTCCATTAACAGCATCCGCGACCACATTCAGACAGTAGACATTAAAGTCATCTGTCCACGAGAAACGCACACGATCACCAAGCCCCTCACACGCGGAAACAGTGACCTGATATCCAACACCGGCAGTGAACCCGGTACGACGCCAAATAATAGGAAGAATTACTGATACTTTCGGAAGCGTGAAGCTCGTGATACTTCCAAGGTATGGCGGTCCGCTAAATGCAACGGACATAGTTGAAACTGACGCGAATTCTGCGCAGTTGTAGACATGACGACTTGAGGACGAGCTGCTACTCGGACAGCACGCTGGGCAGTTGATAGTGGTCACAATTACGTCGCCCGGATTCGGCATAAACTCCTCCGTGAAGTGGCGAGCCAGTGCCCGCCGTTGATTGAGAAATGCGTGTCCCGCCGATTGGCCCCGGCCACGCTGCCGGTATGCTGAAGCGTTGGAAAGGTCGCCACGAGTCTAAGCGGGTACTCGGTTCATGGATCGGCCATTTGCGATCCTACAGCGACAAGAACGTGCCGAATTTTGGTTGAAAAATCGTGCCCCGGTGATTGGCCTGACTCGCACTTAGTCAGCTAGAAAGCATCACTGCCACGACTCTTGCCGGGTTATCGACCGATGCGTGCGTGTCAGAAACGACGCTGACGGCAACGGTGTGCCGTTTCCGATTGGATCTCAGATCCGGTTGGGGTCGCAGCACCATGTATCTTCAACCTGCTTACGTTCTCGCTTCAGGTCCTCAAAACGCTGGTCCAACTCGATGCGATTGGCGTTCAAGGTCTCGACCTCAGTCGTCAGCCGGATCACCCGTGCGCTGATCTCAGCATCTGGTTGGATCGCCAGTTTGTTCCGGTTGTCGTCGAGTGCGTGCTGTGTGCTTTTCAGCAACGAGGAGTTTGACTCGTGGTTGATTCGGTGAATCTCCAGTTTTCGA is from Schlesneria sp. DSM 10557 and encodes:
- a CDS encoding DUF6171 family protein, which codes for MEISEETRQLAKKTIVQQEGETFDSYYSRYTAFVISQMFPNSETSSTGATIPADQRDLDAAMSKAPSLLIKGVNFGRAWAWNAFHGFARSSEALIKKRLAVCQACPSFEDSHCKLCGCRCELKNHLMNKLAMKTAECPLKKW